The following coding sequences lie in one Oncorhynchus kisutch isolate 150728-3 linkage group LG3, Okis_V2, whole genome shotgun sequence genomic window:
- the LOC116357018 gene encoding transmembrane protein 119-like: MRHHLILHLSCVSLVMLWGHGCARHVPMVYSISMDGSGDVGETDLIFPVDSPHHPVSPTVDVSPTVDVSPVSPTTTLAPTLVSTITNTITTTMIRLKDFMVTRVVDFLQDNMLIIIVVTSLLIVMIFIICCAATMSQKRKLEAYKPPANSPSKYMDHTAEGVKSSSEVQSRVCGGPDSARRVQIQGTSKNLRTPSAALVGEKVGKEPKPKEVQKVNDIEEKETRRVEPKHKGQKAEEVQPCSSSSTSQPMVCTCHLRKANH, translated from the coding sequence ATGAGGCACCACTTGATTCTTCACCTGTCATGCGTGAGTCTGGTTATGCTCTGGGGCCATGGCTGTGCCAGGCATGTGCCAATGGTCTACAGCATTTCCATGGATGGCAGTGGTGATGTAGGGGAGACGGATCTTATATTCCCCGTTGATAGCCCCCACCACCCTGTCTCCCCCACCGTCGATGTGTCCCCCACCGTCgatgtctcccctgtctcccccaccACTACCCTAGCCCCCACCCTGGTCAGCACCAtcaccaacaccatcaccaccaccatgatCCGCCTCAAGGACTTTATGGTCACCCGGGTGGTGGACTTCCTCCAGGATAATATGCTGATCATCATCGTGGTCACCTCCCTCCTCATTGTCATGATCTTCATCATCTGCTGTGCCGCTACCATGAGCCAAAAGCGCAAgttggaggcctacaaacctcctGCCAACTCACCCAGCAAGTATATGGACCACACGGCGGAAGGAGTCAAATCCTCCAGTGAGGTCCAGAGTAGGGTGTGCGGTGGGCCTGACTCAGCCAGGAGGGTCCAGATCCAGGGAACCTCCAAGAATCTGCGCACCCCTTCTGCTGCGCTGGTGGGGGAAAAGGTAGGCAAGGAGCCCAAACCGAAGGAGGTCCAGAAAGTGAACGatatagaggagaaggagaccCGGAGGGTGGAGCCTAAGCACAAAGGGCAGAAGGCTGAGGAGGTGCAGCCATGCTCCAGCTCCAGCACCAGCCAGCCTATGGTCTGCACCTGCCACCTGAGGAAGGCCAACCACTAA